In bacterium, one genomic interval encodes:
- a CDS encoding DUF1080 domain-containing protein — MRKLYFVLAAVVIAALWSFFACGPSSAGTSFTPLFDGKDLTGWVNVNCAPETWSVKDNMIVCTGAPTGVLRTDKMYENYVLELEWQHTVAGGNAGLFVHSDAITAPGQPFTRAIEVQIMDGNHGDIFSIHGASLTPSRPHPEGWQRALPWVEAAKPAGQWNRYRLESRDGVLRLWVNGQEANRAYYCNPRKGYICLESEGSLVYFRNIRISELPSSNPRPEVTAKEDEGYKSLYTGLDLRGWKQVPGNVGHWSAKDWVLDYDGKSEAEGEDKNLWSEKDYKNFKLIVDWRQPGEALIDTVPVVLPDGSHLKDEKGAEVKVPVLDAGDSGIYLRGSSKAQVNIWNWPVGSGEFYGYRMDEQMPPEVRRGVTPIQNADKPIGEWNRFEITLEGNVVTVYENGKLVIDKAELPGVPETGPIALQHHGDPIQFANIYLKELP; from the coding sequence ATGAGAAAGCTTTATTTCGTGCTGGCCGCTGTCGTGATAGCCGCGCTCTGGAGTTTCTTCGCCTGCGGGCCCTCCAGCGCCGGGACCAGTTTCACGCCCTTGTTCGACGGCAAGGACCTCACGGGCTGGGTGAATGTCAACTGCGCGCCCGAGACCTGGTCGGTCAAGGACAACATGATTGTCTGCACCGGGGCGCCCACCGGGGTGCTGCGCACGGACAAGATGTACGAGAACTACGTGTTGGAGCTGGAGTGGCAGCACACCGTGGCCGGCGGCAACGCCGGGCTGTTCGTGCATTCGGACGCGATCACCGCGCCGGGGCAGCCGTTCACCCGCGCCATCGAGGTGCAGATCATGGACGGCAACCATGGCGACATTTTCTCGATCCACGGCGCCTCGCTCACCCCCTCCCGTCCGCACCCCGAGGGCTGGCAGCGGGCGCTTCCCTGGGTCGAGGCAGCCAAACCGGCCGGCCAGTGGAACCGCTACCGCCTGGAAAGCCGCGACGGCGTGCTGCGGCTGTGGGTCAACGGCCAGGAGGCCAACCGGGCCTACTACTGCAACCCGCGCAAGGGCTACATCTGCCTGGAGAGCGAGGGGAGCCTGGTCTATTTCCGCAACATCCGGATCAGCGAGCTGCCCAGCTCCAACCCGCGCCCCGAGGTGACAGCCAAGGAGGATGAGGGCTACAAGAGCCTCTACACCGGCCTGGATCTGCGCGGCTGGAAACAGGTCCCCGGCAACGTGGGCCACTGGAGCGCCAAGGACTGGGTGCTGGACTATGACGGCAAGAGCGAGGCCGAGGGCGAGGACAAGAACCTCTGGAGCGAGAAAGACTACAAGAATTTCAAGCTGATCGTGGACTGGCGCCAGCCGGGCGAGGCCTTGATCGACACCGTGCCCGTGGTCCTGCCGGATGGCAGCCACCTGAAAGACGAGAAGGGCGCCGAGGTGAAAGTCCCGGTCCTGGATGCCGGTGATAGTGGCATCTACCTGCGGGGCAGCTCCAAGGCCCAGGTGAATATCTGGAACTGGCCGGTCGGCTCGGGCGAGTTCTACGGCTACCGGATGGACGAGCAGATGCCGCCCGAGGTGCGTCGCGGTGTCACTCCGATCCAGAACGCCGACAAGCCCATCGGTGAGTGGAACCGTTTCGAGATCACCCTGGAGGGCAATGTGGTCACCGTGTACGAGAACGGCAAGCTGGTGATCGACAAGGCCGAGCTTCCCGGCGTGCCCGAAACCGGCCCCATCGCCCTTCAGCACCACGGCGACCCGATCCAGTTCGCCAACATCTACCTCAAGGAGCTGCCCTGA